In Hippocampus zosterae strain Florida chromosome 3, ASM2543408v3, whole genome shotgun sequence, a genomic segment contains:
- the LOC127597399 gene encoding transmembrane and coiled-coil domain protein 3-like, with translation MPSASVSVRSLSEVEKGLGGRPDRSADDGFLGLPTTMTMRRGSSENNLDPEAEPEPDDGVPSPSELWRGRSCLDNLQQKILKVTEQLKIEQAARDDNVAEYLKLVNGADKQQVGRIKQVFEKKNQKSAHNIAQMQKKLEQYQRKMKDGELQRGPPPQAAGAKHSTIPRESRRELLGDVTGSGRHPTMDKIKTIGPGVSLSPPFFFSKPRGFANLIRNKFGSADNIDHMKADAAAPRPDEAAAGVGAGAPPALPPTRALSSSASLAAGPKYPSDDECSSGSADSNGLARGRGQGRGRPAEGDAHGALATEAKLIKDAQKQLEEDVEAVKARLARELGVISQTLQEERYRYARLEDQLNDLTELHQHEMADLKQELASVEERVAYQAQERARDIQEALESCQTRVTKLEFQQQQQQTAQLESGDARVLLGRSINIMLALVTVVLVCVSTAAKFAAPLVRSRRHLAATALAVCFLAVFWKNWERLLLPA, from the exons ATGCCCAGCGCCAGCGTGTCCGTGCGGAGTCTGTCCGAAGTGGAGAAAGGCCTCGGCGGCCGGCCG GACCGGAGCGCCGACGACGGCTTTCTCGGCCTCCCGACAACAATGACCATGCGGCGAGGTTCCTCGGAGAACAACCTGGATCCGGAGGCGGAGCCGGAGCCGGACGACGGCGTTCCCTCTCCGTCGGAGTTGTGGCGCGGCCGCTCCTGCTTGGATAACCTCCAGCAGAAGATCCTGAAGGTGACGGAGCAGCTGAAGATTGAGCAGGCGGCGCGGGACGACAACGTGGCCGAGTACCTCAAGCTGGTGAACGGCGCCGACAAGCAGCAGGTGGGCCGCATCAAGCAGGTCTTTGAGAAGAAGAACCAGAAGTCGGCGCACAACATCGCCCAAATGCAGAAGAAGCTGGAGCAGTATCAGCGCAAGATGAAGGATGGCGAGCTCCAGCGCGGCCCCCCGCCCCAGGCGGCCGGCGCCAAACACAGCACCATCCCCAGGGAGTCCCGCCGCGAGCTGCTCGGGGACGTGACGGGCAGCGGCCGCCACCCGACCATGGACAAGATCAAGACCATCGGACCCGGCGTCTCCCTCTCGCCTCCGTTCTTCTTCAGCAAGCCCAGAGGATTCGCCAACCTCATCAGGAACAAGTTTGGCAGCGCCGACAACATTGACCACATGAAGGCGGACGCCGCCGCCCCGCGGCCGGacgaggcggcggcgggggtgggggcgggagcGCCGCCGGCGTTGCCGCCGACCAGGGCGCTGAGCAGCAGCGCTTCGCTGGCGGCCGGGCCCAAGTACCCCAGCGACGACGAGTGCTCCTCGGGGAGCGCCGACAGTAACGGGCTGgcgcgggggcgggggcaggggcGGGGCCGGCCGGCGGAGGGCGACGCCCACGGCGCGCTGGCGACCGAGGCCAAGCTCATTAAAGACGcgcagaagcagctggaggaggaCGTGGAGGCGGTGAAGGCCCGCTTGGCCAGGGAGCTCGGCGTCATCAGCCAAACGCTGCAGGAGGAGCGCTACAG GTACGCGCGTTTGGAGGACCAGCTCAACGACCTGACGGAGCTTCACCAGCACGAGATGGCGGACCTGAAGCAAGAACTGGCCAGCGTGGAGGAGCGGGTGGCCTACCAGGCCCAGGAGAGAGCCCGCGACATTCAG gAAGCTCTGGAGTCGTGCCAGACGCGGGTGACCAAGCTGGagttccagcagcagcagcagcagacggCGCAGCTGGAGAGCGGCGACGCCCGCGTCCTGCTGGGCCGCAGCATCAACATCATGCTGGCCCTGGTCACCGTGGTCCTGGTGTGCGTCTCCACCGCCGCCAAGTTCGCCGCCCCGCTGGTCAGGAGCCGCCGGCACCTGGCGGCCACCGCGCTGGCCGTCTGCTTCCTGGCCGTCTTCTGGAAGAACTGGGAGCGCCTGCTGCTGCCGGCGTAG